From one Flavobacterium kingsejongi genomic stretch:
- a CDS encoding Abi family protein, with amino-acid sequence MGIKATTVEEQIQKLIGRGMVFENGQEIEKAKEILLDIGYYRLGFYWNPFEIDKKHNFANGTKFSDVVCLYYLDVDLKNILNKALNRIEINLRTQIIYHVSNNYSDNPTWFASKKVMVSKFVDEFPLKSYTEKFKGSNKPIKRHHSNYPNDIYAPAWKTLEFLTFGSIYTIYYSLRDPVLKGEIANYYGIKKIKVFENFYNTIVFIRNICAHSGILYDSNTPKEIETTPLIKFNNNNRHSLDSSIKVILYFLERISPSRKKIIEDEIITLFDAYDHNPKIQKIIIEKIGYLKK; translated from the coding sequence ATGGGGATTAAAGCGACAACTGTAGAGGAACAGATTCAAAAACTTATTGGTAGAGGAATGGTTTTTGAAAATGGTCAAGAAATTGAGAAGGCAAAAGAGATTTTGTTAGATATAGGATATTATAGATTAGGTTTTTATTGGAATCCTTTTGAAATAGATAAAAAACATAACTTTGCGAATGGAACTAAATTTTCTGATGTTGTCTGTTTGTATTACTTAGATGTAGATTTAAAAAACATCTTGAATAAAGCATTAAATAGGATTGAAATTAATTTAAGGACACAAATTATTTATCATGTGTCAAATAATTATTCGGATAATCCTACTTGGTTTGCAAGTAAAAAAGTGATGGTTTCAAAATTTGTTGACGAATTTCCTTTAAAGAGTTATACTGAAAAGTTTAAGGGGAGTAATAAACCTATAAAAAGACATCATAGTAATTATCCAAATGATATTTATGCACCTGCATGGAAGACTTTGGAATTTCTAACATTTGGAAGTATTTATACAATTTATTATTCTTTAAGAGATCCTGTTTTAAAAGGAGAAATCGCAAATTATTATGGTATAAAAAAGATAAAAGTTTTTGAAAATTTTTACAATACAATTGTTTTCATTAGAAATATTTGTGCTCATAGCGGTATACTTTATGATTCAAACACCCCAAAAGAAATTGAAACTACCCCATTGATTAAATTTAATAATAATAATAGACATTCTTTAGATTCCTCAATAAAAGTAATTTTGTATTTTCTTGAAAGGATTTCGCCGAGTAGAAAGAAAATAATTGAAGATGAAATAATTACCTTGTTTGATGCCTATGATCATAATCCAAAAATCCAAAAAATAATAATTGAAAAAATTGGGTATTTGAAAAAATAA